One Gimesia aquarii DNA segment encodes these proteins:
- a CDS encoding DUF6602 domain-containing protein, which produces MPKNFYQRLREYYEHVGEALRGEASASAIFSNTSDVGTHRERIYAEFLRNHLPSSCNIMYGGFLFNIDGDESKQLDLIISNSTSPQYKMIDRDSEGKSFACIEGCLAVVSVKSTLDTKQLYDALKNIASIPEKQSIDEVRINPQMNLPNYEEWPYKIIYASDGISGESLQTSLKQFYDENSDIPYYHRPNLIHVGGKYNIIRIFPEGGKNIGGEQIPANIFYLHSDQSDFYPLQVAVQHIQKNATASQHILFTYDWILSNLINRTAD; this is translated from the coding sequence ATGCCTAAGAATTTCTACCAGAGGCTAAGAGAGTACTATGAGCATGTCGGTGAAGCACTTCGGGGCGAAGCCAGTGCTAGTGCAATCTTCTCAAATACTTCGGACGTAGGCACTCACCGCGAGCGAATATATGCCGAATTCCTACGGAATCATCTGCCATCTAGTTGTAACATTATGTACGGTGGCTTTCTTTTCAATATTGATGGGGACGAGTCAAAGCAGTTAGACCTGATTATTTCGAATAGCACGAGCCCTCAATATAAGATGATTGACAGAGATTCAGAGGGGAAGTCATTCGCCTGTATTGAAGGTTGCTTAGCAGTGGTTTCCGTAAAGTCCACACTTGATACCAAGCAGCTATATGACGCGCTTAAGAATATTGCATCAATCCCTGAGAAGCAATCGATTGATGAAGTCAGGATTAACCCGCAAATGAATTTGCCAAACTATGAAGAATGGCCATATAAGATTATTTATGCTTCTGATGGGATATCGGGCGAGTCATTACAGACTAGTCTCAAACAATTTTATGATGAGAATTCAGATATACCATATTATCACCGTCCAAATCTAATTCATGTCGGAGGAAAATATAATATCATTCGGATCTTCCCAGAAGGAGGCAAAAATATTGGAGGTGAGCAGATACCCGCCAATATTTTTTACTTACATTCAGACCAATCTGACTTTTATCCTTTACAAGTAGCGGTTCAGCACATTCAAAAAAACGCTACAGCTTCTCAGCATATTTTATTCACCTATGACTGGATCTTGAGCAATCTCATTAATCGAACCGCAGACTGA
- a CDS encoding CocE/NonD family hydrolase, whose translation MYKLAHACLIFVLLLVFPVSLFAQDKPLDLEKGVTEKHVMIPMRDGVKLSAYLYFPKGNGPWPVLMEQRYASLRGKGSRLSFAEMASHGYVVCAVNFRGSQKSQGTWVGYRALQWGEKQDGYDVVEWLAKQPWSTGKIGTFGSSQAGYAQNYLAITQPPHLVCQFMIDTGLSLYHEGYFIGGAAKPDRFKGMDAVCRVPAHNRALMKEWFSHPDYDDYWKAEDCTLHFDKMNVPCFTVGSWYDYMCVGSVQSFIGRQYKGGPNSRGQQKLYVGPWLHGRFNKVNKVGEMVYPNNANFDMMAEMIRWFDHYLKGVDNGIDDDANVRYYAMGAVGEADAPGNEWRALDDWPLKTVETSYYLQPEGKLSLSKPTEQGSFSKIVADPLNPAKILGRAFPGARDARVVEEQENVLTFTTDPLTEPVEWTGNVKAELLVSSSAKDTDFIVRVTDVYPDGRSILIIDMIRRGRYRDGFEQQKFMEPGKVYKVAFNVGWLSQVFNKGHRIRVTVASTGAPFYEPNPNTGEPITIEFPEKVVVANNKIHHSGKHASRILAPVNP comes from the coding sequence ATGTATAAACTGGCCCACGCCTGCCTGATCTTTGTTTTGCTACTTGTGTTTCCCGTTTCTCTTTTTGCTCAAGATAAGCCTCTCGATTTGGAAAAGGGTGTGACGGAAAAACATGTGATGATTCCCATGCGGGATGGTGTCAAGTTGTCGGCCTACCTTTATTTTCCTAAGGGGAATGGTCCCTGGCCGGTATTGATGGAGCAACGGTATGCCAGCCTGCGCGGAAAAGGCTCACGACTCTCCTTTGCGGAAATGGCATCACATGGTTATGTCGTCTGTGCCGTCAACTTTCGTGGTTCACAGAAGTCGCAGGGAACGTGGGTCGGCTATCGTGCTTTACAGTGGGGTGAGAAACAGGATGGTTACGATGTCGTTGAGTGGCTGGCCAAGCAGCCCTGGTCGACCGGAAAGATCGGAACCTTTGGGAGTTCCCAGGCAGGATATGCACAAAACTATCTGGCGATCACACAACCACCACACCTGGTCTGTCAGTTTATGATCGATACAGGCTTGAGTTTGTACCATGAAGGCTATTTTATTGGTGGAGCAGCGAAACCCGATCGCTTTAAGGGGATGGATGCGGTCTGCCGGGTACCCGCGCACAACCGGGCGTTAATGAAAGAATGGTTTTCCCATCCTGATTATGACGACTACTGGAAAGCGGAAGATTGCACATTGCATTTTGATAAAATGAACGTGCCTTGTTTTACCGTTGGTAGCTGGTACGACTATATGTGCGTCGGTTCGGTGCAGAGTTTCATCGGACGTCAATATAAAGGAGGTCCGAACTCACGAGGACAGCAGAAATTGTATGTCGGCCCCTGGTTACATGGTCGCTTCAATAAGGTTAACAAAGTTGGGGAAATGGTATATCCCAACAATGCCAATTTCGACATGATGGCCGAGATGATTCGCTGGTTCGACCATTACTTGAAAGGCGTTGATAATGGCATCGATGACGATGCTAACGTGCGCTACTATGCAATGGGAGCCGTGGGCGAAGCCGATGCCCCCGGAAATGAATGGCGAGCACTGGATGACTGGCCTTTGAAAACTGTGGAGACTTCTTACTATTTACAACCGGAGGGAAAATTATCTCTGTCAAAACCAACGGAGCAGGGGAGTTTTAGCAAAATCGTTGCTGATCCACTGAATCCTGCAAAAATTCTGGGACGCGCTTTTCCCGGAGCGCGCGACGCGCGCGTCGTTGAAGAACAGGAAAACGTGTTGACATTCACGACGGACCCACTGACCGAACCAGTAGAATGGACAGGAAATGTGAAAGCGGAACTACTGGTTTCTTCTTCAGCGAAAGATACCGACTTCATTGTACGTGTGACAGACGTGTATCCTGATGGGCGCTCGATTTTAATTATCGACATGATTCGACGAGGTCGCTATCGCGATGGATTTGAGCAACAGAAGTTTATGGAACCCGGCAAGGTTTACAAAGTCGCCTTTAACGTAGGCTGGCTGAGTCAGGTGTTTAACAAAGGACATCGAATTCGCGTGACCGTGGCTTCAACGGGAGCCCCTTTTTATGAACCGAATCCGAATACGGGTGAGCCGATAACGATTGAGTTCCCTGAAAAAGTCGTTGTGGCGAACAATAAAATTCATCATAGTGGAAAGCATGCATCACGGATTTTGGCGCCAGTCAATCCATAA
- a CDS encoding NIPSNAP family protein has product MNHNKTDRRQFLTGTVGAAVALGIGQVVHSADEKKAQEYYELRTYRIDDPAKQKIVNHYLEKALLPALKRMGINRVGVFKEKEAKGDYSLYVLIPFSSLEQFSRLNDVLEADAAYQSAAKEYFNQPKKSPAYSRIESRFMKAFQGMPVLEIPKGKAPHLFELRTYESSNEKLARLKVDMFNNGEIDIMRDVKLGPVFFGEMLIGDDVPNLTYMLSAPDGAAHEKHWDGFRAHPDWNRMKKMDKYKGTVSKIRNKYLEPLPFSTIQ; this is encoded by the coding sequence ATGAATCATAATAAAACAGACCGAAGACAATTTTTAACAGGCACTGTGGGTGCTGCAGTGGCGCTTGGTATTGGTCAGGTTGTACACTCGGCAGATGAGAAAAAAGCACAGGAGTATTACGAACTGCGAACCTATCGCATTGATGATCCTGCCAAACAAAAAATTGTCAACCACTATCTGGAGAAAGCACTGCTGCCGGCATTAAAACGGATGGGCATCAACCGGGTGGGTGTCTTCAAAGAGAAAGAAGCGAAAGGGGACTACTCGTTGTATGTACTCATTCCCTTTTCTTCGCTGGAACAGTTCTCGCGTTTGAATGATGTGTTAGAAGCGGATGCAGCCTACCAAAGCGCGGCTAAAGAATACTTCAATCAACCGAAAAAGTCGCCCGCCTATTCTCGGATTGAAAGTCGCTTCATGAAAGCATTTCAAGGAATGCCCGTCTTAGAAATTCCCAAGGGCAAAGCCCCTCATCTGTTTGAGTTGCGGACCTATGAAAGTTCCAATGAGAAGTTGGCACGCTTGAAAGTGGATATGTTCAATAATGGAGAAATTGACATTATGCGAGATGTCAAACTCGGTCCCGTTTTTTTTGGTGAGATGTTAATCGGAGATGATGTGCCTAATCTGACTTATATGCTTTCTGCGCCAGACGGTGCCGCCCACGAAAAACACTGGGACGGATTTCGTGCGCATCCCGATTGGAATCGCATGAAAAAAATGGATAAATACAAGGGAACGGTCTCCAAGATCAGGAACAAATATCTAGAGCCTTTACCGTTTTCTACGATTCAATAG
- a CDS encoding RNA polymerase sigma factor, producing MPDKQAKRWSAEIEAVYLREGREIWALLYAQCSDSDRAYDALQEAFVRLQTQEVQSIRNIRAWVLTVAQNWLRDYARRQNHAARPADFLDNIVGKPSDPTDDLENKEKHCQIRQSLRQLRAEDREVLVLRYALGWSSKRMSIALNTSTSAIDMRLSRARKRLCEELEKVGIDHETV from the coding sequence ATGCCTGATAAGCAGGCCAAACGGTGGTCGGCAGAAATTGAGGCGGTATATTTACGAGAAGGTCGAGAAATTTGGGCGTTGTTGTATGCCCAATGCTCTGATTCTGATCGTGCATATGACGCGCTCCAGGAGGCATTCGTACGTTTACAAACTCAAGAAGTTCAGTCAATTCGAAATATCCGGGCCTGGGTTTTGACTGTTGCACAAAATTGGTTGCGTGATTATGCCCGTCGGCAGAACCATGCAGCTAGGCCCGCAGATTTTTTGGATAATATTGTAGGCAAACCTTCAGACCCAACAGATGATCTGGAGAATAAAGAGAAACACTGCCAGATTCGGCAGTCACTTCGACAACTTCGAGCCGAGGATCGAGAGGTTCTCGTCCTTCGTTATGCACTAGGATGGTCATCAAAGCGAATGTCAATAGCGCTCAACACATCTACATCAGCTATTGATATGAGGCTTTCTCGTGCGAGAAAGCGTCTTTGTGAAGAGTTGGAGAAAGTGGGGATTGATCATGAAACCGTTTGA
- a CDS encoding PDZ domain-containing protein yields MKKQQRWFFLSGVIFSLLAVQLTFADEHPLQAKKPGQTKSKSKNSTQPKRAPAKNTNSGTTKKQTTFRVTSRPTGETEMRNFVGIVTEPVPAALAAQLNEMVQAGQGVGVKLVLPDSPAQQSGIKMFDVLTTFNGKAITSSDVLRKFVMEADKDSKVKLGVIRASKHQTIEVTLIEKLYRHYQFSVRPVGQNQKPQKTKNVQPPQDGPIASRSTESDPLGGRKMPLGLSHIPVSTTHNLSLLFVGSVKDGYSVEISYQDESDTLQTHHFKGNLNEISEQMIDMPDHVQMMINERLKELKMALRGKASFRLQIKPHMQGNNRFIRVFLSRSTKEKSVRMVELDHHIGNRPSLNVNQILGNQVFTHELKQLSPAIQEKIRATLQRIRIPTAHVRVDNPI; encoded by the coding sequence ATGAAGAAACAGCAACGATGGTTCTTTTTAAGCGGAGTCATTTTTTCTCTGTTGGCGGTTCAACTTACTTTTGCCGATGAACATCCTTTACAGGCAAAGAAGCCCGGCCAAACAAAATCAAAGTCCAAGAATTCAACTCAACCAAAGAGAGCTCCTGCAAAAAATACGAATTCCGGAACGACTAAAAAGCAGACGACGTTTCGCGTGACGAGTCGCCCGACTGGCGAAACCGAAATGCGAAATTTCGTGGGAATTGTGACCGAGCCCGTACCTGCAGCCTTAGCGGCGCAATTAAATGAAATGGTACAGGCTGGCCAGGGTGTGGGAGTAAAACTGGTTCTTCCCGATTCTCCTGCTCAACAATCGGGCATCAAAATGTTTGATGTTCTGACCACCTTTAATGGTAAAGCCATCACTTCTTCTGATGTACTACGTAAATTTGTCATGGAAGCCGACAAAGACAGCAAAGTTAAATTGGGTGTGATTCGTGCCTCAAAGCATCAGACCATCGAAGTGACATTAATAGAAAAACTCTATCGACATTATCAGTTCTCAGTCAGACCCGTTGGTCAAAATCAGAAACCGCAAAAGACAAAAAATGTACAACCACCTCAGGATGGCCCAATAGCTTCCCGTTCGACTGAGTCAGATCCTTTGGGAGGACGTAAAATGCCTTTAGGGCTCAGTCACATCCCGGTCTCTACGACTCATAATCTCAGTCTGTTATTTGTGGGGAGTGTTAAAGATGGATATTCTGTTGAAATCAGTTATCAGGATGAGAGTGACACACTGCAAACACACCATTTTAAAGGAAATCTGAATGAGATCAGTGAGCAGATGATTGATATGCCAGATCACGTGCAGATGATGATTAATGAACGATTGAAAGAGTTAAAAATGGCGCTGCGGGGGAAAGCGAGTTTCCGCTTGCAAATTAAGCCACATATGCAGGGTAATAATCGTTTCATTCGCGTTTTTCTAAGTCGTTCCACAAAAGAAAAATCTGTGCGAATGGTAGAATTGGATCACCATATTGGGAATCGTCCCTCATTAAACGTCAATCAGATTCTGGGGAATCAAGTTTTTACACACGAATTGAAACAACTCTCACCTGCCATCCAGGAAAAGATTCGAGCCACCCTTCAAAGGATTCGAATCCCTACAGCTCATGTGCGAGTTGATAACCCGATTTAG
- a CDS encoding inorganic diphosphatase: MTHCWHDVTPGQNLPRDFTAVIEIPTFSKVKYELDKTTGLLRLDRMLYSAVHYPANYGFIPQTLAEDDDPLDVLVLCQEPVDPLTILDARAIGVMTMIDSGKPDHKILAVAVNDPEYNPFTEASELPPHRLAMLRRFFQDYKMLEGKTVEVEEFQAAAAAFPIIEDSLQRYSSQRRRGFL; this comes from the coding sequence GTGACCCACTGCTGGCACGATGTGACTCCCGGGCAAAACCTGCCTCGCGATTTCACTGCCGTGATTGAAATCCCTACTTTTTCCAAAGTGAAGTATGAATTAGACAAAACGACTGGTCTTCTAAGACTGGATCGTATGCTTTATTCGGCAGTTCACTATCCCGCCAACTATGGATTTATTCCACAGACCCTGGCTGAAGACGATGACCCGCTGGATGTGCTGGTTCTTTGTCAGGAGCCAGTTGATCCTTTGACTATCCTCGATGCACGTGCCATTGGTGTGATGACTATGATCGACAGCGGCAAACCGGACCATAAAATTCTGGCTGTTGCCGTGAATGATCCGGAATATAATCCCTTTACGGAAGCATCAGAACTACCGCCACATCGATTGGCGATGCTGAGACGTTTCTTTCAGGATTATAAAATGCTAGAAGGGAAGACCGTCGAAGTCGAAGAGTTTCAGGCAGCTGCCGCTGCGTTTCCCATCATCGAAGATTCGCTGCAAAGATATAGCAGTCAACGCCGGCGAGGTTTTTTATAA
- a CDS encoding FKBP-type peptidyl-prolyl cis-trans isomerase — protein MKKSQFLILCGVICLTFSGCGGYLKPDAKTDTIVADPQTTSSESSQKEMDSNMNDESEPGYSTTPSGLKYRIVREGSDKKPGSQDSVTVHYRGTLEDGTEFDSSYKRGETISFPLGGVIKGWTEGLQLIGEGGEIELIIPPDLGYGAAGSPPVIPGGATLHFKVELFKVN, from the coding sequence ATGAAAAAATCTCAGTTTTTAATTTTATGCGGTGTGATTTGCCTCACTTTTTCTGGTTGTGGTGGCTATTTAAAGCCAGACGCGAAAACAGATACGATTGTAGCGGATCCCCAAACCACTTCCTCTGAATCCAGTCAAAAAGAAATGGATAGTAACATGAATGACGAAAGTGAACCTGGATACTCAACAACTCCCTCTGGATTGAAATATCGTATTGTTAGAGAGGGTAGTGATAAAAAACCCGGATCTCAAGACAGTGTCACTGTTCATTATCGTGGGACGCTGGAAGATGGAACCGAATTTGATAGCTCCTATAAACGAGGAGAAACGATTTCGTTTCCTTTAGGTGGTGTCATTAAAGGTTGGACAGAAGGCTTGCAACTCATTGGTGAGGGCGGAGAAATCGAATTGATTATCCCACCAGATCTGGGGTATGGTGCAGCCGGTTCTCCTCCTGTTATTCCAGGTGGTGCGACCCTGCACTTTAAAGTAGAACTGTTTAAAGTCAATTAG
- a CDS encoding GNAT family N-acetyltransferase, translated as MTDHIHIRSTKQDDIKKLAEFIIPFVEQEKILPRTSDELDELVETGFVAVEDEEIIGFASLEIYSRKLAEIRSLVVAEHRQGSGIGKKLVAACIERARQRNILEIMVVTSSDVFFQSCGFDFTLPGEKKALFIQPHLEK; from the coding sequence ATGACAGATCATATTCACATACGTTCTACAAAACAGGACGATATTAAAAAACTCGCTGAATTCATTATCCCTTTTGTGGAACAGGAGAAGATTCTACCCCGTACTTCAGATGAATTAGACGAGTTAGTGGAAACGGGTTTCGTTGCCGTTGAAGATGAGGAAATCATCGGATTCGCCTCGCTGGAAATCTATTCTCGAAAACTGGCTGAAATTCGGAGCCTCGTCGTTGCAGAACATCGTCAGGGTAGTGGTATCGGGAAAAAGCTGGTTGCCGCTTGTATTGAACGAGCGCGTCAAAGAAATATTTTGGAAATCATGGTAGTCACGTCGTCTGATGTATTTTTTCAAAGCTGCGGATTCGACTTCACACTGCCTGGTGAAAAGAAGGCTCTCTTTATTCAGCCTCATTTAGAAAAATAG
- a CDS encoding peptidylprolyl isomerase: protein MFSKTAFLIAASTLVSTMLMNSQAEVYAKAPETYRVKMETTKGTFYIDVTRSWCPIGADQFYNLVNSGFYNDCAFFRVIEGFMAQVGINGNPEIQKKWRDQTIQDDPVSKSNLRGYVSFAKTGAPHSRTTQIFINFGDNRRLDKYGFAPFGYISTQGMKVVDSLYSGYGEGAPNGRGPSQGRIQEEGNQYLKQDFPRLDYITKATIVKK, encoded by the coding sequence GTGTTTTCAAAAACGGCTTTCCTGATTGCAGCAAGTACCTTAGTTTCTACCATGCTCATGAACTCTCAAGCAGAAGTTTATGCGAAGGCTCCTGAAACATACCGTGTAAAAATGGAAACGACTAAAGGCACTTTCTACATTGATGTCACGCGTAGTTGGTGTCCTATTGGAGCTGATCAATTTTATAATCTGGTGAATTCCGGATTCTATAATGATTGTGCATTTTTTAGAGTGATCGAGGGCTTCATGGCGCAAGTCGGTATCAATGGTAACCCCGAGATTCAAAAAAAATGGCGTGATCAGACAATTCAAGATGATCCGGTTTCAAAATCCAATCTTCGAGGTTATGTCTCCTTTGCTAAAACAGGAGCACCACATTCAAGAACAACTCAGATTTTCATCAACTTTGGGGATAACCGCCGACTGGATAAATATGGTTTTGCCCCTTTCGGTTATATTTCAACTCAGGGAATGAAAGTTGTTGATTCTTTGTATTCAGGTTATGGTGAAGGAGCACCCAACGGGCGCGGCCCCTCCCAGGGGCGGATTCAGGAAGAAGGGAATCAATATCTGAAACAGGATTTTCCCCGTCTCGATTATATTACCAAAGCGACGATTGTGAAAAAATAA
- a CDS encoding peptidylprolyl isomerase yields MRYAQLYFLFVVSMSLVGCETTPKVDNPVLGPPPPRLESALKQQKLKQSEYANRTPDRKNLLSGDFEDSENPFETRIITASTTSSSISSESSPEDSEEPLTDSTVVAMVNGSPLFVSDVIGVYDFQLQQAEQRMPPEEYQKLRRALIKRDLKGHIERQLLIHEMKSTLKKEQLEMLQEHLETAFEEERIPELQKQLKVNSSQELEEILNNQGRSIYSEKELFMKQQSAIQFMAVKAKATNDFSREEVLARYKANIEDYAVPSKVRWQRIRISFKKHGGKEKAIAVLHEVIHKHQAGEDFGELAKQYSDGTRAEKNGQWGWTRSGSLAEPDIEKALFELPVGQVSQVFETPNSYQIVKVNGRKEAGYTPFADVQGKLEQTMITEARMKATKEILDSLYAKAVIETKFKIEDENVKPTNSEAH; encoded by the coding sequence ATGCGCTACGCGCAATTATATTTTTTGTTTGTTGTTTCAATGAGCCTAGTAGGTTGCGAGACTACCCCTAAGGTAGACAATCCTGTTCTGGGGCCGCCACCTCCACGTCTGGAGTCTGCTCTCAAGCAACAAAAGCTAAAGCAGTCCGAGTATGCTAATAGAACTCCCGATAGAAAAAATCTCCTGTCGGGAGATTTTGAAGACTCAGAAAATCCCTTTGAAACTCGTATCATCACGGCTTCAACGACCTCATCCAGCATCTCCTCCGAGAGTTCGCCTGAAGATTCTGAAGAACCTCTGACTGACAGCACTGTGGTTGCGATGGTCAATGGATCTCCCCTTTTTGTGTCAGATGTCATTGGAGTTTATGATTTTCAACTCCAGCAGGCTGAACAGAGAATGCCACCTGAAGAATACCAAAAATTGCGACGTGCCCTCATTAAACGTGACCTGAAAGGGCATATTGAGCGTCAATTATTGATCCATGAAATGAAAAGTACTCTTAAAAAAGAACAGTTGGAAATGCTTCAGGAACACTTGGAAACCGCATTTGAAGAAGAGCGAATTCCTGAACTACAAAAACAATTGAAAGTAAATTCTTCTCAGGAGTTGGAAGAAATATTGAACAATCAAGGTCGTTCAATTTATTCTGAAAAAGAACTTTTTATGAAACAGCAATCAGCTATCCAGTTTATGGCAGTCAAAGCGAAGGCGACTAACGATTTCAGTCGTGAAGAAGTTCTTGCTCGCTATAAGGCAAATATTGAAGATTATGCAGTACCATCCAAAGTCCGTTGGCAACGTATTCGAATTTCATTCAAAAAGCACGGCGGTAAGGAAAAAGCCATTGCTGTACTGCATGAAGTGATCCATAAACATCAGGCAGGTGAAGATTTTGGTGAGTTAGCCAAACAATATTCAGATGGAACACGCGCTGAGAAGAACGGTCAATGGGGATGGACTCGCAGTGGGAGTCTGGCCGAGCCAGACATTGAAAAGGCGCTATTCGAGTTACCTGTAGGACAAGTCAGCCAGGTATTTGAAACACCAAATTCCTATCAAATTGTAAAAGTTAATGGTCGTAAAGAGGCTGGATATACTCCTTTTGCTGATGTGCAGGGGAAACTCGAACAAACGATGATTACAGAAGCGCGTATGAAAGCGACAAAGGAAATTTTGGACTCTTTATATGCGAAAGCCGTGATCGAAACGAAATTTAAAATCGAAGATGAAAATGTAAAACCTACAAATAGCGAAGCTCATTAA